The genomic segment GGATGCTGAGGAATACCGCCTGGCTTATATCTTTATCCAGGTAGATGACCCCGGTAACGAGGATTCCGTTGAGCAGGCTCGCGCAAAAGCGGAAAACCTGCGCCAGCAGATCATCGATGGTCGCGACTTCCGGGAAGTGGCGGTTGCCGAATCGGATGCTGGCAACGCTCTGGAAGGCGGCGATATGGGCTGGCGTACAGAGAGTCAGTTGCCATCACTGGTTGCGCCGGTGGTGCCGAACATGGAAGTAGGCGTGCCCTCAGAGGTGCTTGAGAACAACAGCGGTTTCCACCTGGTGACGGTGATGGACAAGCGCGGTGGCGAGCAGCAAACGGTGATCCAGCAGCACCGGGTGCGCCATATCCTGATTCGCCCCTCCCAAGCGGTAACCGAAACCCAGGCTGAAAACCGCATTCGCGATATCTACCAGCAATTGCAGGACGGCGCGAACTTTGCTGCCCTGGCCCGGGAGTTGTCGGATGACCCGGTGTCCGGCTCCGATGGCGGCAACCTGGGTTGGGTCAGCCCCGGCCAGATGGTTCCGGCTTTCGAGCAGGCCATGATGGAAGCCGATGTGGGCGAGATATACGGGCCGGTGCGTTCACAGTTTGGCTGGCACATTCTTCAGGTAGAAGAACGCCGGCAACAGGACGTGACCGCTGAAAACCGGGAGTCCCAGGCCCGGCAAGCTATCTACCAGCGCAAGTTTGAAACCGAACTTCAGAACTGGCTCAGGGAAATTCGCGATGAAGCCTTTGTCGAGTTCAAAGGGGACTACGCCGATCTGAACCCGGCCAGTGAGGAAAACAACGCGTCATGACGACACCGGTGATTCTGGCTTTGACTGCCGGCGAGCCAGCGGGCATTGGGCCGGAACTGTGCCTGCAACTGGCGCTTGAACCGCGCCAGGCCGGCATCGTGGTGGTGGCCTGCAAAACGCTGCTGGCAGACCGTGCCCGGCAGCTTGGCCTGGCCGTAGAGTTGCACGACTGGCACCCGGGCCAGACGCCGGACACCCGGGCTGGCCATGTGTCGGTGCGCCATGTGGAAGGCTGCGAGTCCATAGTCGCGGGCCGGTTACACGCCGGCAACAGTCAGTATGTGCTCGATACCCTGACCACCGCCGCCAGGGGCTGCCTGGATGGCAATTTCGACGGTATGGTGACCGCGCCGGTTCACAAGGGCGTAATCAACGAAGCCGGAATCGCGTTCAGCGGCCACACCGAGTTTCTGCAGGAACTCTGCGGTGTTGAACGGGTGGTGATGATGCTGGCTACTGAGGAATTGCGGGTGGCGCTAGTAACCACCCACTTACCCCTGAAGGACGTATCTGCGGCCATTACCCCCGAACGGTTGACCCAGGTAACGCGCATTCTTAACGCCGACCTGAAAACCTTTTTTGGCATCGACCAACCGCGCATTCTGGTAGCGGGCCTGAACCCCCATGCTGGTGAGGGTGGCCACCTGGGCCGGGAAGAGATCGAAGTGATCGAGCCGACCCTGGATAAGCTCCGGGCCGAAGGTATTAAACTGACCGGCCCGTTGCCGGCCGATACCCTGTTCACCCCCCACTGGCTGGATAACGCTGATGCCGTGCTGGCCATGTACCACGACCAGGGCCTGCCGGTACTGAAATTTCAGGGCTTTGGCCGGGCGGTCAACATCACCCTGGGCCTGCCCATTGTCCGTACCTCGGTAGACCACGGCACCGCCCTGGACCTGGCCGGCACCGGCAAGGCCGACGCCGGCAGCCTGCACACCGCCATTCGCGTCGGCGAACACATGGCCCGCTGCCGCCGGGCGGCTATTGCCGGAGAGTCATCATGAGTAACCATCCGGGCCACATGGCCCGTAAACGTTTCGGCCAGAACTTTCTTCATGATCCGGGCGTGATCGAGAAGATTGTCCGGTCGATCAATCCGAAACCGGATGATGCCATTGTCGAGATTGGTCCTGGTCTCGGTGCGATTACCGAAGAGATCCTGGCGGTTAATCCGCGCCTGCAGGTGGTGGAGCTGGACCGGGACCTGATTCCGGTGCTGCGCACCAAGTTCTTCAATTACCCGGAGTTCCGGATTCACGAAGCCGATGCCCTGAGTTTCGATTTCAGCCAGCTGGTGGTCGATGGTCGCCCACTGCGAATTGTCGGCAACCTGCCCTATAACATCTCAACACCGCTGATTTTCCATCTGCTGGCGCAGTCCGGGGTGGTCCAGGACATGCACTTCATGCTGCAGAAAGAAGTGGTGCAGCGGCTGGCGGCCACGCCGGGTGACAATAACTATGGCCGACTGGGTATCATGGCCCAGTACTTCTGCAAGGTGCAGCCGCTGTTTGAAGTGGGCCCGGGCGCTTTCCGGCCGGCTCCGAAAGTGGATTCTGCCATCGTTCGCCTGGTGCCCCACAAGGAATTGCCGCACCCGGCCAAGAACCTCAAGACCCTTCAGGCCGTGGTGCGCACCGCTTTCAACGCGCGCCGGAAGACCCTGCGCAAGGCACTGGCGGCTCTGGTGACGGTGGAACAGTTGCAGTCTGTGGGCATCAACGACGGCCTGCGGCCGGAAAACCTGAGTCTGGCCGACTACGTCAAGATTGCCGACCTGCTGGCGGACGCAGGCCCGCTTAATGTCGAGGTGGATGAGGTAAGTAATGACTGATTACGCCATTGGCGATATTCAGGGCTGCTATGACCGGTTACGGGATGTTCTGGCGAAAGTGGATTTCTCGCCCTCCCGGGACCGGCTCTGGGTGGCGGGCGATCTGATTAACCGCGGGCCCGCCTCACTGGAAACCCTGCGCTACATTGAAAGCCTGGGCGACGCTGCCGTGGTGGTGTTGGGTAACCATGATTTGCACTTGCTGGCGGTTGCCCTGGGTGGCCACAGCCCGAAGCGCAAAGACACCCTGCACGGTATCCTCGATGCACCGGACCATGACCGCCTGATCCACTGGCTGCGCCAACGATATCTGTGCGTGCACGACGAAAAACGTAACCTGGTTATGGCCCATGCCGGGCTGCCTCATATCTGGAGCGTGGACCAGGCAGTGGCCTGTGCCCGGGAAGTAGAAGCAGTGATCCGGGGCGGGCAGGCGCAGGAATATTTCAGCCAAATGTATGGCAATCAGCCGGAGCGCTGGTGTGATACCCTCACTGGTATGGAGCGTTGGCGAGTGATCACCAACTACTTCACCCGGATGCGCTTTATCGCCGAAGACGGCAGCCTGGAGCTGGCCACCAAAGAGTCGGCGGATAATGCACCGCCGGGCTTCGCGCCCTGGTTTACCTACCCCCGGAAAGACGATGTAAAGGTGATCTTCGGCCACTGGGCTGCGCTGCAAGGCAACACCGGCAGTGACCGGTTTATCGGCCTGGATACCGGCTGTGTCTGGGGTGGCGCCCTGACCCTGATGAATCTGGATTCCGGGGAGCTGATTCACTGTGACTGCGCTTAAACCCTCAGAAGCGGTGATTCGCTGGGCTCTGATGATGGGGGCTTTGGCCGGCCTGTTGGCGGTGATGGCGGGTGCCTTCGGTGCCCACGGTTTACGCCACGTGGTGAGCGAGCGGGGCCTGGAAGTGTTCCAGACGGCTGTCAGTTACCAGATGTACCACGCCCTGGTGCTGGTGGTAGCGAGCCTGATGCCGGCCCTGGGCTTGTCCCAGCGCTTACTTGGCGTCGCTTGCGGCTTCTGGCTCGCAGGCATTGTGCTGTTCAGCGGCAGCCTGTATCTGCTGGTGTTGTCCGGCCATCACTGGCTCGGGCCGGTTACGCCGATTGGTGGTGTCTGCTTCATGATTGGTTGGGCCCTGCTGGTTGCGGCGGCCCTGAAAAAGTAACGGAGGTGATCCGAACCATGCAGGTTCAGGTAAATGGTGAGCACATGGAACTCCCCGGTGGAGCAACCATTGCGACCTTGATTGAGCATCTCACGCTGGCCGGGAAACGGGTCGCGGTTGAGGTCAACGAAGATATTGTGCCCCGCAGTCAGCACCCGAGTTTCACCCTGAGCGATGGCGACCGGGTGGAAGTGGTGCACGCCATCGGCGGCGGTTAAGTTTGCGTTCAGCTGAACGCGCCCCCTCTTTTCAATGAACTCAGGTAGGTTATGACAGATACCCCGGAAATCCAGCTCCCCGAAGACAAACCCCTGGAAATCGCAGGCAAGGTTTACCAGTCCCGCTTGCTGGTGGGCACTGGCAAGTATCACGACCTGATGGAAACCGGCCACGCCATTGAGGCCAGTGGCGCCGAGATCGTGACCGTGGCGGTGCGCCGTACCAATCTCGGCCAGAACCCGGACGAGCCGAACCTGCTGGATGTCATTTCCCCGAGCACCTACACCATTCTGCCCAACACAGCCGGCTGTTACACCGCCAAAGACGCGGTACGCACCTGCAAGCTGGCCCGGGAGCTGCTGGATGGCCACGACCTGGTGAAACTGGAAGTGCTGGGTGAACACAAAACCCTGTACCCCAACATGCCGGAAACCCTGACCGCCGCCGAAGAGCTGATCAAAGACGGTTTCAAGGTGATGGTGTACTGCTCCGACGATCCGCTGCTGGCCATGCGTCTGGAAGAAATGGGTTGCGTGGCGATCATGCCTCTGGGCGCCCCCATCGGCTCAGGCCTGGGTATCCAGAACCGCTACAACATCCGGCTGATCGTCGAGAACGCCAAGGTACCGGTACTGGTAGACGCTGGCGTTGGTACCGCCTCGGATGCCACCATCGCCATGGAGCTGGGCTGCGACGGCGTACTGATGAACACCGCCATCGCCCAGGCCAAAGACCCGATCAAAATGGCCAACGCCATGCGCCTGGCCATCGAAGCCGGCCGCGAGGCCTACCTTGCTGGACGTATGCCGAAGAAGCTGTACGCCAGTGCGTCGTCACCGATTGACGGCACTTTTTTCTAAAAAAATCATAAAACATTAGCCACGGACGGCACGGACCTGCACGGACAAAAAGCGTAGCCGGAGTGTCCGTGCAGGTCCGTGTTGTCCGTGGCCAAAAAAACAGAGCGCTGTAGTACTGATATGACCACTCAGAAACCCAGCCGGCGGGAGACCATCCTGCAGGCCCTTGTTGAATTGCTGCAAAATGACCCGGGGTCCCGGATCACCACCGCCGGCCTGGCTAAAACCGTGGGCGTTACCGAAGCGGCCTTGTACCGGCACTTTCCCAGCAAGCGGAAAATGTTCGAAGCCCTGATCGAATTTGCCGAGGAGGCGGTGTTCTCCCGTTGCCAGCTGGTGCTTCAGGAGCAGGAAGATGTGCGGGTTCGCCTTCAGCAGCTGGTGCATCTGGTGTTGGTGTTCGCTGAGCGTAATCCGGGTTTGTGTTGCATGCTGACGGGCGATGCCCTGATGGGCGAGGATGAGTCCCTGCGCAAGCGCGCATCCCAGTTCTTCGAGCGTTTGGAAACCCAGTTTCGCCAGACCCTGAAGGAGGGCGAAATCCGTCAGGGCCTGCGGCCTCGAACCAGCGCGGCTCGCGGTGCAGATTTTGTGATGGTGTTCCTCGAAGGCCGCATCCAGCGGTTCGTTCGTTCCTCTTTCTCCCGCTTGCCCTCTGCTGATTTCGACGAGGCTTGGAGCTTGGTTTCCGAGGCTGTTTGGGGTTGAGGCTTGGTGTTCGTCTACCCCTAGCCTGTCGAATTTGGGAGTGTTGTGTGCGGGGTTTGCCTTCGCAGAAACGCTACAAGCACGTCCGTGTGCGCTTCGCTCCGGCCATCCCTGGCCTTCGAGATTCTGCGAAGGCAAACCCCGCACACAACGCTCGGATTTCAGTGATATACCCAATTCACTGACACCGAACTGGATTTATCGCTGGTTTACAGAGAAAAGTGGCGCTGTTAATGCGATTCCCGTGAAGTTCGAAAGGCACTGGCTGGAGGCCCTTTCCCGAAATCTCGGAGGCCAGGGATGGCCGGAGCGAAGCGCAAATGGATGTGCTCGTAGCGTTTTCGGGAAAGGGCCTCCAGCCAGTGCCTAACCACGCAGATTGCACAGGCTAGGCGTTCCCAAACTCCAAATCCAGACTGCCAGAAACAAGCACCTCAGTCTCAGTCATAACCCGAGGCAGAACGGAGTATGGACCGCACGGGCTCCCATACCGCCGGTGCAGAGATCAGGATGTCGCGCCCCCAGAGGTCGGCCGGGTAGCCATCGGGCACGTCGCCGAAGTGGCCCACCGTGGCGCCGGCTTCCCAGGCGATCAGGCGGGCGGCGGCGAAGTCCCAGGGGCTGACGTTCTCGTAGTAGATATCCAGACGGCCGCAGGCCACCCAGCAGATGTCCAGGGCCGCCGAACCAATGCGGCGCAGGTCCCGGCATTGGTGAATCATCGCATCCAGCCGCCTTACCAGCGGTTCCAGGTTGTCCTTGGTGTAGGGGAAGCCGGTGGCAAACAGGCTTTGCCGGGGTTCCGTAGCGCCGCTGTGGCGAATGGCCTGGCCGTTCAAGGTGGCGCCTTCGCCTTTGGTGGCCCGGAAGGTTTCATTCGGGAACGGCGCGTGTACCACACCTACCTGCACCTGCCCGCGCTCCGCATAGGCAATCGACACCGCCACCTGCGGGTGACCGTAGGCGTAGTTTACCGTGCCGTCGATGGGGTCGATGATCCACAGCGGCGTGTCCAGTTCTTCTGCCTGGGACAGGTCCGGCATGGTTTCTTCAGACAAAATGCGGTGATCGGGGAAGCGTTCGCGGATGGCGCTGGTGATGAACTCGTCGGCCATCACATCGGCGTGGGTAACCAGTTCCGTCTGCTGCTTGTAGTCGGTGCGCAGGGTGTTTTCCTGGCGCTCGTGGCGGATCAGCTCGCCGGCCTCTCTGGCCAGGGCTTCGGCAAAATCGGTGATTTCGCGCAGAGAAACAGAATCAGACATGGCACCCCCGGTTCGAAAACGTGAGGGTGCCAGTCTAACACGGCAGGCTTACAGGCTGTTCAGCCACTTCTCCATCTTGTCCATGGCCAGCACAATGCGTGGGCAGGCCTGTTTGACGAAGTCTTCGCCCAGTTCCTGGTCGGCATAGTCTCCGCCGGCCAGTTCCAGTGCCTTGGTGCCGTCGAAGTCCACGAACGCCAGGCGCGCGCCCAAGTGGTCCGGCACAAAGCCGAAATCACTGGAGGGCAGGATGGCGACGCCGGTGTCTGCCAGCAAAGCCGTGCAGAAGGCCTGGGCGGTTTTGATGTCCCTGCGGGCCAGCTTTTCACTGAAGGCGGAGAAGTCCGGGAACAGGTAGAAGGCACCTTCGGGCTTGCGAACCACCGCACCTATGGCGCTCAGGCGGGTGTAGGTGTACTCGCCTACTGCCTTCAGTACCCGGCGGGATTGCTTCAGGTATTCGTCGATATCCTCGCCGCCATCAAACGCGGTGATTGCCGCATGCTGGATAGGCGCGCTTGTGGAGGTGAAGGTCTCGCTTGCGATGATCGCCATGGCGTCCTGCAGCGGGCGCAGCTCCGGCGGGAAGATAAAGGTGCCCAGACGCCAGCCACCGGCGCCCAGCCATTTGCTCATGCCGGTGCTGATGATGGTGCCCTCCGGGTAATAACGGGCGATGGATTTATGCTTGCCCTCAAAGTGCACTTCACCGTAGATCTCATCCGATAACAGTATCAGGTTGTACTTGCGCGCCACGTTGGCGATGGCCAGCAACTGGTCATCGGTGTAGGTGCAACCGGTGGGGTTGGACGGGTAGTTCAGGATCAGGATACGCGGGCGCGACGGGTCATCCCGGCAGATGATGTCCAGCTCTTCTGCGGTCAGCTGCCAGTTGTTCTCCGCATGGGTGGGCAGCCAGTGTACCGAGCGGCCGATGATTCGGGCCTGGGGCGCATAGGATACCCAGCTCGGGCGCGGAATCAGCAGGTCACCGTAGTAGGCCAGCTGCAGAATAAACAGCAGCTCTTTCGAGCCCGGGCCGATCAGCACGTCTTCCCAGGTGCAACGCATACGCTCGGCCCGGTTAATGTAACCGGCAATGGCCTCGCGCAGGCCCTTGAGGCCTTTCACCGGCAGGTAATCTTTCTCGTGGGCGTGCGCTTTGAGGGCATCAACCACGCGCCCGGGCACCGGGAATGGCGACTGGCCCAAGCCAAGTTTGATGATGTCCTTGCCCTCGGACCGAAGCTGGTTACTCAGCTCGTTGATACGCAGGGTGGAAGAGGGCTGAATGCCCCGAACGTTCAGGTTGATGGCGAAGCGGTGATCGTTTTTGATGTCCATTGTCCCGGTCTGTTGGTTGGAGGTGACAACGGCAGTATAGGAAACCCAAACATATCTGTGATACCGGTGCGGATAGGGGATTGCCGAAGGCTTGGGCGAAACTTTCGTCAAATCCCCTGTCTATCCGGTGTTAACGGTCTTTGATCCAGACTTCCACTCGGCCGTTACGTTGATTGCCGGTGCCGCCCACCGGCATATAGTGCCCATAACCAGTGTAGGCGACCCGGGGCAGGCCTGCCTCGTTTAACGCCTTGCGTACAGAGAGCGCCCGCAGTTCGGAGATCATCTGGGCCCTCAGTTCATGGCTCTGGGTGTCGGCGAAACCGATCAGCAACAGGTCTTCCGCTGAGCCTCCTTGCGCTTCGAGATAATGCTTCACTCGCATCAGGTCCCGTTGTGCCTTGTTGTCCAGTTTGGTGCGGCCCTCGGCAAACCGGAAGTTTACGGTCAGCCGTTGGTAGTTCTCGGTCAGGCGACGGAAGGTGAGTGGCACGGAGGCATCGAAGTCCGGTTTCACCGCAATCGGGTTCTGGGAAATAAACCCGGACTCGGCCACCAGGGCCTGGCCGTTGGTGCCCAGGGTAAACTCGATCAACTGGGTGGCCAATTCCGGCGTGCGATCACCCATGGTGTACATGAACAGCCGCCTGGACAACGGGTAGTCCTCGCTGGCGACGGTCAGCTGGTTCGGTTTCAGGGCCGGTGCGTTGCCGTCGGAAACTGCCAACAGCTTGCTGTTGCGTACCGAGGCCAGGCCTGAGAAACCGATTCCACCCGGGTCTCGGGACACATCATCAGAGAGCTGATCATTGGATTCGTAACGCATTGCCGAAGAATCCAGAGGGTATTTCTTGCCCAGCACCAGGGATTTGAAGGTGTCCCAGGTACCGGAGCGGTCGTCCCGCGCGTACAGGGTGATAGCCCGGTTACTGCCTCCGAGCTCTGACCAGTTGCGAATCTCACCGGCAAAGATCTGGCCGATGGTGTCGATGCTGAGCTGATTGATCGGATTGGATGGGTGCACCAGGATGGCGAGGCCATCAATGGCAATCACATGCTCGCTTTCCAGCGCGGTGAGATCGGCTTGCGCACGCACCTGGTCGGCCTCGGATGGCTTCACCGGTCGGGATGATGCCCAGATGCCGGCCCGGCCGCTGGCGAGGGTTCGAAAGCCGGTGCTCGAGCCATGCGCCGCCACCAGAACACTGAGATTCCGGCCGCCGGCGTTGGCACTGAGGATTTGTTCATTTTCCTCACCAGTGGGCCGGCTGCTGGGGTTGCCGTCGCCAAGCTGCTGTAGATACCCGGAGACCAACATGGGGGCCAGCGTGGCGCCAACGGTGTTCGACCCATGTATTTCAAGCTCATGGGCGGATGCTGGAGACAGCACGACCGCCGTGAGCACGAACAGGCAGAGAGTTAAAAACTTCCTTGGTGGTTTCGCCATTAGTTGAAAAACCTATTTATAACAGATGGTTGAGTAATGGGAAGCATGCTTCAGAATTATGACATTTGTGTTTCAGTCGGCTGCAGTGAGCAGATAAGAACAGGCACCTATGTAATAAAGTGTTAAGCAGGCCGCTGAGTGATTGGTCTGGCTGGCTTATAGTGGCGTATCCCCGGAAACAAAAATAAACAGTGCGGGAGACTGTGAATGATTGCGACAACGCTTGGTCGGGGTGCCGAATCCGCCCCGGCATCGGCAGTATCACTCTTCGGGAGGGTGCTGTTGGTGGACGACCATGCGCTGTTTGCTCAAGGACTGGCGGGTCTGATTCAGCAGGAGATGCTGGCAGCGCAGGTGAAAATTGTCTCGTCGGTTGAACAAGCTGCCGATGCCTTGAGGCACGATGACAACATTGATCTGGTGCTGCTGGATGTCGCCCTCAACGGTGAGGTGGGGCTATCTCTGTTCGCCCGGCTGTCTGGTCAGAGTGCCAAACCGCCCATTGTCATCATTTCCAGCAGCGATGACGAAGGGACGGTGCGAGCCGCCAGGGCCGCCGGTGCCAAAGGTTTTCTTGCCAAATCCGCAAGCAGGGCATCACTGGTGCGAATGATGCGAGCAGTGGGACAGGGGCAGAGCTACTTCCCCGGGGGGCTGACGGCGTTCGCTACTGACGACCTTCCCCTGACGCCACGGCAGCGGGAGGTGTTGTCCCTGCTGGCTCAGGGGTTCCCCAACAAACGCATCTGCCAAAGCCTGGACCTGACCGAACACACCGTGAAAGCCCACCTGAAGGCGATCTTCACCCAGCTTGGTGTTCACAACCGGACAGAGTGCGTTAACAAGGCCCGGGCGCTTGGCTGGTTGTAGTGGCCGGTAGCTCAATCCAGAACACGCTACCCTGGTTGGGCCGGGAGTTGACACCGCACCGGCCATCCATCAGGCCGGTGAATTCCCGGACGATGGTCAGCCCCAAACCAAGCCCCGGGCAGGGCGCCGGGCTGTTGCCACGGACGTAGGGCTGGAACAACTGCTCCCCCAGCTCTGGCGCCACCCCTTTGCCGTTGTCGGCTACCCGCAGCGTTACCCAGTGGTCCTGGCATTGGCTGCTGACGGTAATGGCATTGCCACCGCTATGGTCGGCCGCATTGATCACCAGGTTCTGCAGTATGCGCAGCAACAGGCCCGGGTCAGCCAGAACGGGGTATCCGGCAGGCTGTGATTCGATGGTCAGAGTGATATTGCGTTGGCCGAGCGTCTCGTTCATCAGGTCGTGTAGTTCCTGAACCATGGCCTCGAGGCTGAGTATTGGTCCAGTAACGCGAGGGCTTGTTGTGCCGCGCTCTCGGGCAGGTGTTGGCGAGCCATCTGCTGAATCTGGCCAATGGCGGTCTCCGGTGACACCTCGCCGACGGTGCTCAGGAAATAATCGAAGAAATCCCTGACCTCCAGATTCACCACCAGCTGACCGTTGTCGTCGGCCTGTAGAACGCCTTCTATATCCGTGCCCTGCAATGACGGCGCAAACGGGTTTGGTCCGAGCGACTCCGGTGTTCGGGTTCCAGTAACCGATGGGGTGGGGGCGTCAACGGGTGCCGCGTCGTGGCTGGCTGAACCAGACTGCTGAGCGGTCTTTTCAGTTGCCTGCTGAGGTGTTGTGCTGGCGGTGACCATGTTTGCTTGCGGCGTCAGTGCCCACCAAAGGCCACTGCCGGCCACAACGGCCAGCAGTGCCCCGGGAAGCACCCATCGACGCAATGCGATGGGTTGTTTCGTCATACTGTTCTCACAATCCGCGGTTCTTCAAACGGTTGGCGTGGCTGCGGTACAGGCTGACCGGGTTGGTCCAGAGTGAGCGTGCACCCAGCAGGTGGTTGATGGCATCGACATGGTTCATGTCGTAGTGGGTGCCGATGACGTTGCCCATCATGGTGGAGCAAACGCCCACCAGGCCATCGCTCGGCTCACTGCCGAAAGCCAGAGAGGTGACTCCCAGGAACGGATCGGTAATGTCGAACACGTTGGTCCAGATGCCGCGCCCGGTCCAGGAGAAGAACTTCACCCGGTTACCGTTGATCCAGACGTCTTCAGCGGTGCCGGCGCAGGCGTTTCGGTTAACCCCTTTCCAGCCCAGGGCGTTGTTCAGGCTGGTGGTGCCCGGGGTGGTCAGGGTTTCCAGCGCGGCGACGCCATCCTGCGGGTTGTTGGAACCGGACAGAGCGTTGATCAGTCCGCCGAGAGCATTGGCGATGGCGTCCACCCCACCTTCCACGTAACTGCCGGGTGGCAGTACGCCCCGGATTACATCGGCGACTTTCGAGCCCTTGTTAACACCATTGATGGAGGTGACGTGGAAGGATGTACGTGTGCTGGGGTCAGAAACGGTGGGGTTCCAGTTCCATGTGCTCAATCTGTCGGCCGAGCATGATGATGCGCCCGGTATAGCGTTCTTCGCCAGTGGTGGTGAAATCAAACAGGAAGCGGCGCCATACCCGGAGTTTTCCGTTGCGGTCGCGTTTGAACCAGAGCCCGCGAAGGTAAACGGCATCATCCAGTAACAGCACGTCCATGGTTTTACAGTAACGGTGTGCGGCCTGTAGCACGAAGTCTTTGATGTCCTTGGCTTTCCACCAATACCAGATGGCAAAACCGGCGACAAACAGCCAGAAAAGATTTCCGAGGGTCAAGGTGCTGGCGATCCTGAGC from the Marinobacter sp. LQ44 genome contains:
- a CDS encoding peptidylprolyl isomerase; its protein translation is MKATLRHGLTLLLTMAMLAVSVSAHAERQVLDRVVAIVDDDVILQTELDARVNTIVGRLSAQGTGLPPRQLLEERVLEQLISESLQLQMADQMGMRISDNELNETLANIARSNGLSLEQFEEQLAEEGVTYQQAREQIRNEMLSGRVQQRRVGNRVRITDREVENYLQAQAGRGPDAEEYRLAYIFIQVDDPGNEDSVEQARAKAENLRQQIIDGRDFREVAVAESDAGNALEGGDMGWRTESQLPSLVAPVVPNMEVGVPSEVLENNSGFHLVTVMDKRGGEQQTVIQQHRVRHILIRPSQAVTETQAENRIRDIYQQLQDGANFAALARELSDDPVSGSDGGNLGWVSPGQMVPAFEQAMMEADVGEIYGPVRSQFGWHILQVEERRQQDVTAENRESQARQAIYQRKFETELQNWLREIRDEAFVEFKGDYADLNPASEENNAS
- a CDS encoding DUF423 domain-containing protein, which translates into the protein MMGALAGLLAVMAGAFGAHGLRHVVSERGLEVFQTAVSYQMYHALVLVVASLMPALGLSQRLLGVACGFWLAGIVLFSGSLYLLVLSGHHWLGPVTPIGGVCFMIGWALLVAAALKK
- the rsmA gene encoding 16S rRNA (adenine(1518)-N(6)/adenine(1519)-N(6))-dimethyltransferase RsmA; this encodes MSNHPGHMARKRFGQNFLHDPGVIEKIVRSINPKPDDAIVEIGPGLGAITEEILAVNPRLQVVELDRDLIPVLRTKFFNYPEFRIHEADALSFDFSQLVVDGRPLRIVGNLPYNISTPLIFHLLAQSGVVQDMHFMLQKEVVQRLAATPGDNNYGRLGIMAQYFCKVQPLFEVGPGAFRPAPKVDSAIVRLVPHKELPHPAKNLKTLQAVVRTAFNARRKTLRKALAALVTVEQLQSVGINDGLRPENLSLADYVKIADLLADAGPLNVEVDEVSND
- the thiS gene encoding sulfur carrier protein ThiS, with protein sequence MQVQVNGEHMELPGGATIATLIEHLTLAGKRVAVEVNEDIVPRSQHPSFTLSDGDRVEVVHAIGGG
- a CDS encoding symmetrical bis(5'-nucleosyl)-tetraphosphatase, which translates into the protein MTDYAIGDIQGCYDRLRDVLAKVDFSPSRDRLWVAGDLINRGPASLETLRYIESLGDAAVVVLGNHDLHLLAVALGGHSPKRKDTLHGILDAPDHDRLIHWLRQRYLCVHDEKRNLVMAHAGLPHIWSVDQAVACAREVEAVIRGGQAQEYFSQMYGNQPERWCDTLTGMERWRVITNYFTRMRFIAEDGSLELATKESADNAPPGFAPWFTYPRKDDVKVIFGHWAALQGNTGSDRFIGLDTGCVWGGALTLMNLDSGELIHCDCA
- a CDS encoding inositol monophosphatase family protein, with amino-acid sequence MSDSVSLREITDFAEALAREAGELIRHERQENTLRTDYKQQTELVTHADVMADEFITSAIRERFPDHRILSEETMPDLSQAEELDTPLWIIDPIDGTVNYAYGHPQVAVSIAYAERGQVQVGVVHAPFPNETFRATKGEGATLNGQAIRHSGATEPRQSLFATGFPYTKDNLEPLVRRLDAMIHQCRDLRRIGSAALDICWVACGRLDIYYENVSPWDFAAARLIAWEAGATVGHFGDVPDGYPADLWGRDILISAPAVWEPVRSILRSASGYD
- a CDS encoding pyridoxal phosphate-dependent aminotransferase; translated protein: MDIKNDHRFAINLNVRGIQPSSTLRINELSNQLRSEGKDIIKLGLGQSPFPVPGRVVDALKAHAHEKDYLPVKGLKGLREAIAGYINRAERMRCTWEDVLIGPGSKELLFILQLAYYGDLLIPRPSWVSYAPQARIIGRSVHWLPTHAENNWQLTAEELDIICRDDPSRPRILILNYPSNPTGCTYTDDQLLAIANVARKYNLILLSDEIYGEVHFEGKHKSIARYYPEGTIISTGMSKWLGAGGWRLGTFIFPPELRPLQDAMAIIASETFTSTSAPIQHAAITAFDGGEDIDEYLKQSRRVLKAVGEYTYTRLSAIGAVVRKPEGAFYLFPDFSAFSEKLARRDIKTAQAFCTALLADTGVAILPSSDFGFVPDHLGARLAFVDFDGTKALELAGGDYADQELGEDFVKQACPRIVLAMDKMEKWLNSL
- the slmA gene encoding nucleoid occlusion factor SlmA; translated protein: MTTQKPSRRETILQALVELLQNDPGSRITTAGLAKTVGVTEAALYRHFPSKRKMFEALIEFAEEAVFSRCQLVLQEQEDVRVRLQQLVHLVLVFAERNPGLCCMLTGDALMGEDESLRKRASQFFERLETQFRQTLKEGEIRQGLRPRTSAARGADFVMVFLEGRIQRFVRSSFSRLPSADFDEAWSLVSEAVWG
- a CDS encoding thiazole synthase, with the translated sequence MTDTPEIQLPEDKPLEIAGKVYQSRLLVGTGKYHDLMETGHAIEASGAEIVTVAVRRTNLGQNPDEPNLLDVISPSTYTILPNTAGCYTAKDAVRTCKLARELLDGHDLVKLEVLGEHKTLYPNMPETLTAAEELIKDGFKVMVYCSDDPLLAMRLEEMGCVAIMPLGAPIGSGLGIQNRYNIRLIVENAKVPVLVDAGVGTASDATIAMELGCDGVLMNTAIAQAKDPIKMANAMRLAIEAGREAYLAGRMPKKLYASASSPIDGTFF
- the pdxA gene encoding 4-hydroxythreonine-4-phosphate dehydrogenase PdxA, with product MTTPVILALTAGEPAGIGPELCLQLALEPRQAGIVVVACKTLLADRARQLGLAVELHDWHPGQTPDTRAGHVSVRHVEGCESIVAGRLHAGNSQYVLDTLTTAARGCLDGNFDGMVTAPVHKGVINEAGIAFSGHTEFLQELCGVERVVMMLATEELRVALVTTHLPLKDVSAAITPERLTQVTRILNADLKTFFGIDQPRILVAGLNPHAGEGGHLGREEIEVIEPTLDKLRAEGIKLTGPLPADTLFTPHWLDNADAVLAMYHDQGLPVLKFQGFGRAVNITLGLPIVRTSVDHGTALDLAGTGKADAGSLHTAIRVGEHMARCRRAAIAGESS